In Alicyclobacillus macrosporangiidus CPP55, a single window of DNA contains:
- a CDS encoding polysaccharide deacetylase family protein, translating to MRLALLALALAAVAASPAPLKGLAAVAEPHTQTNPLAQQLVHVAEALDQPPVDARVDRVWHAIPGLCGWVLDVPQSERDTRAATDGRLHLVWRSAPPEKRLADLPPEPIYRGPKEEKSASLMFNVSWGEESIPAILETLRKSGVKATFFLDGDWVDKHPDLAKRIAAEGHAIGSHGRGHPDFRRLSAAAQEQNMASTNASLRHTLGTTTDLFAPPAGSYDDRTVAAARRQGMYTILWTLDTIDWRRPPASGIVRRVQQGLEPGVLILMHPTPPTAEALPRILEVLEKAGYRLKTVEAVVHEQRASAPPSVLRADP from the coding sequence ATGAGACTGGCATTGCTGGCGCTCGCGTTGGCAGCGGTCGCGGCTTCGCCGGCGCCGCTCAAAGGGTTGGCCGCCGTCGCCGAACCCCATACACAGACCAATCCGTTGGCCCAGCAGCTGGTACATGTAGCGGAGGCGCTCGATCAACCGCCCGTGGACGCGCGGGTCGATCGCGTTTGGCACGCGATCCCCGGGCTGTGCGGTTGGGTGCTGGACGTTCCGCAGAGTGAACGGGACACGCGGGCAGCCACTGACGGACGGCTGCATTTGGTGTGGCGGAGCGCACCGCCGGAAAAGCGGTTGGCCGACCTGCCGCCCGAACCCATCTACCGGGGGCCTAAGGAGGAGAAGTCGGCCAGTCTGATGTTCAACGTCTCCTGGGGAGAGGAATCCATCCCTGCGATTCTCGAAACCCTCCGGAAGTCGGGGGTCAAGGCCACCTTTTTCCTGGACGGGGACTGGGTGGACAAACATCCGGACCTGGCTAAGCGCATCGCAGCGGAGGGCCACGCCATCGGGAGCCACGGCAGGGGACATCCCGACTTCCGGCGCCTTTCCGCAGCAGCCCAAGAGCAAAATATGGCCAGCACGAATGCGTCGCTGCGGCATACGTTGGGGACGACGACCGATTTGTTCGCGCCGCCCGCGGGGAGCTACGACGACCGGACGGTGGCAGCGGCGCGCCGGCAGGGGATGTACACCATTCTGTGGACGCTCGACACCATCGACTGGAGAAGGCCGCCAGCCTCGGGGATCGTCCGGCGCGTCCAGCAGGGTCTGGAGCCGGGGGTGCTCATCCTCATGCATCCGACGCCACCCACGGCAGAGGCGTTGCCGCGCATCCTGGAAGTCCTGGAGAAGGCGGGCTATCGGTTGAAGACGGTAGAAGCGGTGGTGCATGAGCAACGGGCTTCGGCTCCGCCGTCCGTGCTTCGTGCCGACCCGTGA
- a CDS encoding polyribonucleotide nucleotidyltransferase: MYKRHEFMVAGRPMVLETGKLAKQATAAVNVRYGDTVVLATVTASKEPKELDFFPLTVNYEERFYAVGKIPGGFIKREGRPSEKAVLASRLIDRPIRPLFPEGFRNEVQVVDLVMSVDQDCAPEIAAMIGTSAALTISDIPFAGPIAGVIVGRVDGEFVINPTVAQAERSEMHLVVAGTKDAIVMVEAGANEVPEAVILEAILFGHEAVKSIIREIEVFAEDVAQPKREVVLHTVDPELNQVIRAFATEKIKAAVRNPDKQAREAAVDAVGVEVHEAFAEQYPERDKEIDDILHDILKEEVRSAILYEGIRPDGRRLDEIRPISCEVGLLPRAHGSGLFTRGQTQALSVCTLGALGDEQILDGLDLEESNRYMHHYNFPPFSVGEARPLRAPSRRDIGHGALGERALDPVIPPPEEFPYAIRVVSEILESNGSTSQASICGSTMALMDAGVPIKAPVAGIAMGLVKEGDQVAILTDIQGLEDHLGDMDFKVAGTARGVTALQMDIKIAGIDRDILERALNQAHEGRMFILAKMAEAIAAPRPELSKFAPRVVAIHIHPDKIRDVIGPGGRVINKIIDETGVKIDIEQDGTVYISSPDKAGLEAAKEHILNITREVEVGKTYLGKVTRVEKYGAFVEVLPGKEGLVHVSQLDLGRVAKVEDVCQVGDQIVVKVTEIDSQGRINLSRKEALRESGQVPAEARPERGDHADRSDRRPTASRPGSRPDAKPRSDARQRPGARTGLR; encoded by the coding sequence ATGTACAAGAGACACGAGTTTATGGTGGCCGGCCGCCCGATGGTGCTGGAGACCGGCAAGTTGGCCAAACAGGCCACAGCCGCCGTCAACGTCCGCTACGGAGACACGGTGGTGCTGGCGACGGTGACCGCTTCGAAAGAGCCGAAGGAACTCGACTTTTTCCCATTGACGGTGAACTATGAGGAGCGGTTCTACGCGGTCGGCAAGATCCCGGGCGGTTTCATCAAACGGGAAGGGCGTCCCAGCGAGAAGGCGGTGTTGGCCTCGCGCCTCATCGATCGCCCGATTCGCCCCCTGTTTCCGGAGGGGTTTCGCAACGAGGTGCAAGTGGTCGACCTGGTGATGTCCGTGGACCAGGACTGCGCCCCTGAGATCGCGGCGATGATCGGGACGTCGGCGGCCCTGACCATCTCCGACATCCCGTTCGCCGGGCCGATTGCGGGCGTCATCGTCGGACGGGTCGACGGCGAGTTCGTCATCAATCCGACCGTCGCCCAGGCGGAGCGGAGCGAGATGCACCTGGTCGTCGCGGGGACGAAGGATGCCATCGTGATGGTGGAGGCAGGGGCCAATGAAGTTCCGGAAGCCGTCATCCTTGAGGCCATCCTGTTCGGACACGAGGCGGTGAAGTCCATCATCCGCGAGATTGAGGTGTTCGCGGAGGACGTCGCGCAGCCAAAGCGGGAGGTGGTGCTGCACACCGTCGATCCGGAGCTGAATCAGGTCATCCGCGCCTTTGCAACGGAAAAGATCAAGGCGGCCGTGCGCAATCCCGACAAGCAGGCGCGGGAGGCGGCGGTGGACGCGGTCGGCGTGGAGGTGCACGAGGCGTTCGCGGAGCAGTACCCGGAACGGGACAAGGAGATCGACGACATCCTGCACGACATTTTAAAAGAAGAGGTGCGCTCCGCCATCCTTTACGAAGGCATCCGGCCGGACGGGCGGCGCTTGGACGAGATCCGGCCCATCTCCTGCGAGGTGGGGCTGTTGCCGCGCGCACACGGGTCGGGGCTGTTCACGCGCGGGCAGACGCAGGCGTTGTCGGTGTGCACGCTGGGGGCGCTCGGAGACGAGCAGATCCTCGACGGGCTTGATCTCGAGGAGTCCAACCGCTACATGCATCACTACAACTTCCCCCCGTTCAGCGTCGGTGAGGCCCGGCCCTTGCGGGCGCCGAGCCGGCGTGATATCGGCCACGGGGCGCTGGGAGAACGGGCGCTCGATCCGGTGATCCCTCCGCCGGAGGAGTTTCCGTACGCCATTCGCGTTGTGTCCGAGATCCTGGAATCCAACGGATCGACCTCGCAGGCCAGCATCTGCGGCAGCACCATGGCCCTCATGGATGCGGGCGTGCCCATCAAGGCGCCGGTGGCGGGCATCGCCATGGGCCTGGTGAAAGAGGGAGATCAGGTGGCCATCCTCACGGACATCCAGGGCCTGGAGGACCACCTGGGCGACATGGACTTCAAGGTCGCCGGGACGGCACGCGGGGTGACGGCGCTGCAGATGGATATCAAGATCGCGGGGATCGACCGCGACATCCTCGAACGGGCGCTGAACCAGGCACACGAGGGACGGATGTTCATCCTCGCCAAGATGGCGGAGGCGATCGCGGCGCCGCGGCCGGAACTGTCGAAGTTCGCTCCGCGCGTGGTGGCCATCCACATCCACCCGGACAAGATTCGGGATGTGATCGGCCCCGGCGGCCGGGTGATCAATAAGATCATCGACGAAACGGGTGTCAAGATCGACATTGAGCAGGACGGGACCGTGTACATCTCCAGCCCCGACAAGGCGGGCCTCGAGGCGGCGAAGGAGCACATCCTGAACATCACCCGTGAAGTCGAGGTCGGCAAGACGTATCTCGGCAAAGTGACGCGCGTCGAGAAATACGGGGCGTTCGTCGAGGTGTTGCCCGGCAAGGAAGGTTTGGTCCATGTTTCGCAACTGGACCTGGGCCGCGTGGCGAAGGTGGAAGACGTGTGCCAGGTCGGCGATCAGATCGTGGTCAAGGTGACCGAGATCGACAGTCAGGGGCGCATCAATCTGTCGCGGAAGGAAGCTCTGCGCGAGAGCGGCCAGGTGCCGGCGGAGGCGAGGCCGGAACGTGGAGATCATGCGGATCGATCCGACCGGCGGCCCACCGCAAGCCGGCCAGGGTCGAGGCCGGATGCCAAGCCGCGTTCTGATGCAAGGCAACGGCCGGGTGCGCGGACCGGGTTGCGTTGA